Proteins from a genomic interval of Triplophysa dalaica isolate WHDGS20190420 chromosome 21, ASM1584641v1, whole genome shotgun sequence:
- the larp6b gene encoding LOW QUALITY PROTEIN: la-related protein 6b (The sequence of the model RefSeq protein was modified relative to this genomic sequence to represent the inferred CDS: inserted 1 base in 1 codon) gives MSHGSPRCFNSMSSPIFHCEDTAPQLPKGPISYSDDGLNDSLDGSSTELTDVFEEECFEDDFWTPPNDDLKEKIATRLENYLSDQNLSEDAFLLKHVQRNKMGYVSLKLLTSFKKIKDLTRDWRTTLAAARTSSXLEVNETGTKVRRRTLVPDWLLCIPTSKLLLAWNFLDGVSPLKDGMSVSPGLEHLGIMEAAMREFSPFGTISSLRILRPGKEIPAELKRYCKKHMELGRKVCAVVEYEYLEGARKAYEALKAEEQMQGGRGICVALLGSRGTRKPGWSQSLAEDEYEEHIDNDSLKKSSRKSRTFFYSLEDSALCSSSESDFAPASPRPNRRVSRPQALYGSPLAIPRISTFQSDPYRNPLGSPVGSPLQPRKLFPCSHVSSTLATHHFCSTPTAPVTTSLSRCKNSGDLSPDDTGFMGSPWVQKRKHAAQVIQPEIGSSVSPKHLTKSLSVLVVRQPVGPDGTRGFHNCIGRGRMLLP, from the exons ATGTCTCACGGATCCCCAAG ATGTTTCAACAGTATGTCCTCACCCATTTTCCACTGTGAAGACACAGCACCTCAGCTGCCAAAGGGGCCAATTTCATATAGTGATGATGGGCTGAATGATAGTTTGGATGG GAGTTCAACTGAATTGACGGATGTCTTTGAGGAGGAATGCTTTGAGGATGATTTTTGGACTCCACCAAATgatgatttaaaagaaaaaatagccACTCGACTTGAAAACTACCTTTCTGATCAGAATCTGTCCGAGGATGCTTTTCTGCTTAAACATgttcaaagaaataaaatgggcTACGTCAGTTTGAAGCTACTGACATCTTTTAAAAAG aTTAAAGATCTCACTCGTGACTGGCGGACTACGCTGGCGGCTGCGCGAACCTCGA ACCTGGAAGTGAACGAGACTGGTACCAAGGTGCGACGAAGGACGCTGGTGCCCGACTGGCTCCTGTGCATTCCCACAAGCAAGCTTCTGCTGGCCTGGAACTTCCTGGATGGGGTTTCCCCACTCAAAGACGGGATGAGTGTGTCACCTGGTTTAGAGCATTTAGGCATCATGGAAGCAGCAATGCGGGAGTTTTCCCCCTTCGGCACAATTTCCTCTCTCCGCATTCTACGCCCAGGAAAAGAGATCCCTGCAGAGCTGAAACGTTACTGCAAAAAACACATGGAACTGGGGCGCAAGGTGTGTGCTGTGGTGGAGTACGAGTATCTGGAAGGTGCCCGCAAGGCCTACGAAGCCCTGAAGGCAGAAGAACAGATGCAGGGAGGAAGAGGCATCTGTGTGGCCCTGTTGGGGAGCCGTGGAACTCGTAAGCCAGGGTGGAGCCAAAGCCTAGCGGAGGACGAATATGAGGAGCATATTGACAATGATAGTTTGAAAAAGTCAAGCAGAAAATCTAGGACGTTTTTTTACTCCTTGGAGGATTCAGCCCTTTGCAGCTCTTCAGAGTCTGATTTTGCCCCTGCGTCTCCCCGACCCAACCGCAGGGTTTCTCGCCCACAGGCCCTATATGGCAGCCCCCTTGCTATCCCGCGGATATCGACTTTCCAGTCCGACCCCTACAGGAATCCCCTTGGCAGTCCTGTAGGAAGTCCCCTCCAGCCTCGCAAGCTTTTTCCGTGCAGTCATGTGTCTTCAACTTTGGCCACGCATCATTTTTGCAGCACGCCCACTGCACCTGTTACCACCTCCTTAAGTCGATGCAAGAACTCAGGTGATCTCTCGCCAGATGACACTGGGTTCATGGGCAGCCCTTGGGTCCAAAAACGGAAACACGCAGCCCAGGTTATTCAGCCTGAGATTGGTAGTTCTGTCTCACCCAAGCATCTAACAAAATCTTTGAGTGTCCTGGTAGTGCGCCAGCCTGTCGGCCCTGATGGGACAAGAGGTTTCCACAACTGCATTGGTAGGGGGCGGATGCTGCTACCTTAG
- the vmac gene encoding vimentin-type intermediate filament-associated coiled-coil protein — protein MSSPSPVQIREANAHLAALYGRVTNLEQKLEDAEKTVREQAESLIRKDEQLRAATQEITETKDREISFLHEKLCHSEESIHKLNQTIKEKDSLIGQLQHRCQLLDNICKSRPLLDSMLAQIAEAERMGPVSDLGKPTTNNSLTDGESNCSPSCLSNHKDFSLSEDDSDDQELDGVVFGTTV, from the exons ATGTCGTCCCCGTCGCCGGTGCAGATCAGAGAAGCGAACGCGCATCTGGCTGCGCTGTACGGGCGCGTCACCAACCTGGAGCAGAAGCTGGAGGACGCGGAGAAAACCGTGCGGGAGCAGGCGGAGAGTCTCATCCGCAAAGATGAACAACTCCGAGCTGCCACGCAAGAAATAACGGAGACGAAAGACAG AGAGATTTCCTTCCTCCACGAGAAGCTTTGTCACTCAGAGGAATCCATCCATAAACTTAACCAAACTATTAAGGAAAAAGATTCCCTAATTGGACAATTACAACATCGATGCCAACTGCTGGACAACATCTGCAAAAGCCGTCCATTACTGGACAGCATGCTGGCCCAGATAGCCGAGGCTGAGAGAATGGGCCCGGTTAGTGACTTGGGGAAGCCCACAACAAACAACTCGCTCACTGATGGAGAGTCAAACTGCAGCCCCAGCTGCCTCTCCAATCACAAAGACTTCTCCCTCAGCGAGGATGACTCGGACGATCAGGAATTAGATGGGGTTGTGTTTGGGACCACTGTATGA
- the ndufa11 gene encoding NADH dehydrogenase [ubiquinone] 1 alpha subcomplex subunit 11 has protein sequence MGYWDLEEGKDCVEKTWITTKLATAIGLVGSAYHIVAYQPDTAVEALTRATSGTLTMAAMGAIFGMTTCLSAQARDAPDDPTNYFIGGCASGIFLGARTHSAITGTTACLGLGMVAMLTKVGKMEGWRLTGPPKM, from the exons ATGGGGTATTGGGATCTAGAGGAGGGCAAAGACTGCGTGGAAAAAACATGGATCACCACGAAATTAGCGACAGCAATCG GGCTGGTCGGTTCTGCCTACCACATAGTGGCATACCAACCTGATACCGCTGTTGAGGCTCTGACGAGAGCAACATCAGGCACTCTCACCATGG CCGCCATGGGTGCCATCTTTGGAATGACCACTTGTCTGAGCGCACAGGCCAGAGATGCACCTGATGACCCAACTAACTATTTCATTGGTGGATGTGCTTCTGGTATTTTCCTTGGGGCGCGGA caCACAGTGCTATCACAGGTACCACAGCATGTCTGGGTCTGGGAATGGTGGCTATGCTCACCAAGGTTGGAAAAATGGAGGGCTGGAGGTTAACTGGACCCCCAAAGATGTGA